The sequence CCTCCAGTTCCACGATGACACTCATAAACGGCTACGCCTCCCGATTCTGAACCGAGGAACAAAGCATGATGCCTTGGTGTACAAAGCTATGTTACCGTGTCACAAACCTTCGTCGGCTCACCCGACAGAACTGACAGACGATCATAGAGTCGCGTGTCTGTTCACAGAGGTCTGCCGAACGTACAAAACAGGAGGAGCACAACGAACGCACGTTTTATATCTGGCATACCATGCGTATCGGTACCGGTTTACGTATTCACGCCCACCGTTACGTACGGACCCTGTACACTGGCCGTTACGGCCCCGGGCACCGCGACAGCCGGTCTCCAACGTAACGCGAGTCGCTGCACGTTCCGGGAGTATCTATGGCACCTGATATTACTGACGTGACCGACGAAGAGACGTTCGAGAGCGTCCTCGCGGCGCTGGTCAAGATTGCACACACCAACGGGATGGCCGTCGACGGCGGCTGGGAGGTCGATGGCGACGACGGCCACCCCGACTGGGACGTGGTCGTGACCGTCGTCGAGCGCGGCGACTAGACCCCGCTCGCGCCCTGGCGTGTCCCCTCTCCGGGTTCGTCCCCGTCTTCGGCCACCGGCAGTTCGAGGACGAACACCGCCCCGTCGTCGCCGGCCCCCGGTTCGCGGTCCTCGACCCATACGTCCCCGCCGTAGCTGTCGACCAGCGTCCGGACGAGATACAGCCCCAGTCCCGCCCCCTCGCTCTCCAGGCCCTTCTCGCCTTTCCCGAAGACCTCCTCTTTCCGGTCGTCGGGGACGCCGGGGCCGTTGTCCGCGACCCGGACGACCACGGATTCCTCGCCGGCCTCGACCGAGACAGTCACCTCCGGCACGTCCGCGTCGTTGTGCTGGATGGCGTTTTTCAGGAGATTGCGAACGACGGAGTCGAGCATGTCGTCGGCCAGCACCGTCACCGAGGGGACTGCCCCGTCGACGGTGACCAGCGCCCCGGGGTAGGTCGACCGGACCTCGTCGAGTTCCCGCTCCAGGGTGGCCCGGATGTCGACGGGCTGGCGCTGGCTGCCCGCCGAGAGCATCACGTCGGCCATGTCCCGCGCGGTCCGCGTGAGGTCGACCGCGTGGTCGGCCCGCTCGCGCAGGGTCTCGACGTACCCGCGGCCCTCCTCGTCGACCCGGTCGGCCAGAAGCTCCGCGTACGCGGTGACCACCTGGAGG comes from Salinirussus salinus and encodes:
- a CDS encoding PAS domain S-box protein gives rise to the protein MGELPAGELTAEQYRALIGHTSDVVTVVDEDGTVRYQSPSSERVKGWRPEEMRGENILEYVHPDDRDRVAERFGALAEETGHIDEELEFRFETKSGEWIWLAVTGAAADPDGPLEGYITTSRDISERVRSTERLEEQRDGLRLLNEVVRHDIRNDLQVVTAYAELLADRVDEEGRGYVETLRERADHAVDLTRTARDMADVMLSAGSQRQPVDIRATLERELDEVRSTYPGALVTVDGAVPSVTVLADDMLDSVVRNLLKNAIQHNDADVPEVTVSVEAGEESVVVRVADNGPGVPDDRKEEVFGKGEKGLESEGAGLGLYLVRTLVDSYGGDVWVEDREPGAGDDGAVFVLELPVAEDGDEPGEGTRQGASGV